Proteins encoded in a region of the Antedon mediterranea chromosome 2, ecAntMedi1.1, whole genome shotgun sequence genome:
- the LOC140040792 gene encoding angio-associated migratory cell protein-like, with protein sequence MDSDQDSLDQNEEGIDVVEVNEGDIEEVIDLDESEEQDGSEMEMEGYDGEDEEVEDDEEEDEEDEMVDVQDDADFCFKAHTASVFSCDLDPKTSSLAVTGGEDDKAYVWNIADGTTALICTGHSDSVTCVGFSSDSKFVASGDMSGLVKVWSTESWEEIWSFECSDLEWIKWHPSAHVLLAGTADGDVWMWKIPSGECKTMQGHGCQTTTAELFSDGKQCCTGYEDGVIKVWDLKTAKATTTFKGNSGHQDSVTSLDCHDNNNLILSGSVDGSSKIYNCNTGKEVAVFFAGDVNEDIGETNSIESVGFCHSQPLAAIGSLNGTLSIWDMPTQIVRHKCQHDAGIVKLKWDKTNPFVYTCSLDGNIRLWDARSGKVEGSWSGHKGEILDMNISRDGNTILSVSGDKTARVFSIHKPDR encoded by the exons ATGGATAGTGACCAAGATTCCTTGGATCAGAATGAAGAAGGAATTGATGTTGTCGAAGTAAATGAAGGTGACATTGAAGAGGTCATTGACCTTGATGAATCTGAAGAACAAG aTGGAAGTGAGATGGAGATGGAAGGATATGACGGTGAAGATGAAGAAGTAGAAGATGACGAAGAAGAGGATGAAGAAGATGAGATGGTAGATGTTCAAGATGACGCAGACTTTTGTTTTAAAGCCCACACAG CTTCAGTTTTTAGCTGTGATCTTGACCCAAAGACATCCAGTCTTGCCGTCACTGGAGGTGAAGATGATAAGGCCTATGTGTGGAATATAGCAGATGGCACTACTGCACTTATCTGCACAG GGCATTCCGACTCTGTCACCTGTGTTGGTTTTAGCAGTGATTCTAAGTTTGTTGCTTCTGGAGACATGTCTGGGTTAGTGAAGGTCTGGAGCACAGAATCCTGGGAAGAGATTTGGTCATTTGAATGTTCTGACCTTGAG TGGATAAAGTGGCATCCATCTGCACATGTCCTCTTAGCAGGTACTGCAGATGGTGATGTCTGGATGTGGAAGATACCTAGTGGAGAGTGCAAAACAATGCAAGGACATGGATGTCAGACTACTACGGCAGAACTATTTTCAGATG GTAAACAGTGTTGTACAGGTTATGAAGATGGTGTAATAAAGGTGTGGGATCTGAAGACAGCCAAAGCGACTACAACATTTAAAG GGAACTCTGGTCATCAAGACAGTGTGACATCATTAGATTGCCATGACAACAATAACCTGATATTGTCAGGATCTGTTGATGGATCTAGCAAGATATATAATTGTAACACTGGCAAG GAAGTGGCAGTTTTCTTTGCTGGTGATGTCAATGAAGATATAGGTGAAACAAATTCAATTGAATCAGTAGGATTCTGTCACAG tcAACCACTTGCAGCCATTGGCTCTTTGAATGGTACACTTAGCATTTGGGACATGCCTACTCAGATTGTTCGTCACAAATGTCAACACGAT gcTGGAATTGTTAAGCTAAAATGGGATAAAACAAACCCATTTGTTTACACATGCAGTCTAGATGGAAATATAAGGCTTTGGGATGCAAGGTCAGGAAAGGTTGAAGGGTCATGGTCAGGTCACAAGGGAGAAATCCTGGACATGAATATCAGCAG agaTGGAAACACAATTCTTTCAGTTTCTGGAGACAAAACTGCTCGGGTATTTTCAATCCATAAGCCTGATAGGTGA